A stretch of Schaalia odontolytica DNA encodes these proteins:
- a CDS encoding L,D-transpeptidase family protein: MLKKLSLKTRWAIGVVSALVLLVVCAGIVYAANYSGRALPGTTVAGTPVAGMTRDQVIAAVNERADAATVTLTVEGKTTQASLNEAGITVEADETADAAMKGSTSLPAFVSALFSERNVEPVVTVSEESIKKLAATANSTLTSEMKDAAVVVAEDGESFTFTPAQNGNGVSTDDVASAVKQAGATLASVTQDVSVREMEPSVTTENAQAVAEKANALLETNIEISDGIDTFYAERSDKVKWVEFLTKDDGSLEDPSINAVKVADWVNALAAKTDVKPENRVDNVDSSGNVLTVAREGKKGLKTNNTEQITKDVVAAMTDGKAYEGLFHYDDVEPGSETKQVAEGTENLVYQAAEGEKWVDISLSDNSVTAYVGGKVAGGPFYMVPGAPETPTIVGTFHVYLKYDVQTMRGENADGTKYETEGVPWVTYFSGGYAMHGAPWRSSFGWSGYGGSHGCVNMPVDAAKFIYDWTDMGDTVVVHY, translated from the coding sequence ATGCTCAAAAAACTTTCCTTGAAAACCAGATGGGCGATCGGCGTCGTGAGCGCCCTCGTCCTCCTCGTCGTCTGCGCCGGCATCGTGTATGCGGCCAACTACTCCGGACGCGCCCTGCCGGGCACGACCGTCGCCGGCACGCCCGTCGCGGGCATGACCCGCGACCAGGTGATCGCCGCCGTCAACGAGCGCGCCGACGCCGCGACCGTCACGCTCACCGTCGAAGGCAAGACCACCCAGGCCTCGCTCAACGAAGCAGGCATCACGGTCGAAGCCGACGAGACCGCCGATGCCGCCATGAAGGGCTCCACGTCCCTTCCCGCGTTCGTCAGCGCCCTGTTCTCCGAGCGTAATGTCGAGCCCGTCGTCACCGTCAGTGAGGAATCCATCAAGAAGCTCGCCGCGACCGCGAACTCGACCCTCACCTCGGAAATGAAGGACGCTGCGGTTGTTGTTGCCGAAGACGGCGAATCCTTCACCTTCACCCCCGCGCAGAACGGCAACGGCGTGTCCACCGATGACGTCGCCTCCGCCGTCAAGCAGGCGGGCGCCACCCTCGCCTCCGTCACCCAGGACGTGAGCGTGCGCGAGATGGAGCCCTCCGTCACCACCGAGAACGCGCAGGCCGTCGCCGAGAAGGCCAACGCCCTCCTCGAGACGAACATCGAAATCTCCGACGGCATCGACACCTTCTACGCCGAGCGCTCCGACAAGGTCAAGTGGGTCGAATTCCTCACCAAGGATGACGGCAGCCTCGAGGACCCGTCCATCAACGCCGTCAAGGTCGCCGACTGGGTCAACGCCCTGGCCGCCAAGACCGACGTCAAGCCTGAAAACCGCGTCGACAACGTCGACTCTTCCGGCAATGTTCTGACCGTCGCCCGTGAAGGCAAGAAGGGCCTCAAGACCAACAACACCGAGCAGATCACCAAGGACGTCGTCGCCGCCATGACCGACGGCAAGGCGTACGAGGGCCTGTTCCACTACGACGACGTCGAGCCCGGCTCCGAAACCAAGCAGGTCGCCGAAGGCACCGAAAACCTGGTCTACCAGGCGGCCGAAGGTGAGAAGTGGGTCGACATCAGCCTCTCCGACAACTCCGTCACCGCCTACGTCGGCGGCAAGGTCGCCGGCGGCCCCTTCTACATGGTCCCCGGTGCCCCCGAGACACCCACCATCGTCGGCACCTTCCACGTGTACCTCAAGTACGACGTGCAGACCATGCGCGGTGAGAACGCCGACGGCACCAAGTATGAGACCGAGGGCGTCCCGTGGGTCACCTACTTCAGCGGTGGCTACGCGATGCACGGCGCCCCCTGGCGTTCCTCCTTCGGCTGGAGCGGCTACGGCGGCTCCCACGGCTGCGTGAACATGCCCGTCGACGCCGCGAAGTTCATCTACGACTGGACCGACATGGGTGACACGGTGGTCGTGCACTACTGA
- a CDS encoding 1,4-dihydroxy-2-naphthoate polyprenyltransferase, which translates to MASVSDWIEGARLRTLPAAAAPVIVGSAAAHYLGGFSAARAALALLVALALQVGVNYANDYSDGIRGTDDNRKGPARLTGGGLAKPKTVLAAALGSFAVAGVAGLALVAVSGTWWLIAAGAAAVVAAWFYTGGKHPYAYMGIGLSELMVFVFFGLLACVGTAWTQVQSAPWWLWMSASALGLLSVALLMANNIRDIPTDRESGKMTAAVRLGERPSRWAFAACAWLPVALIIVLGIAVRLHPLATIALGVGAGAWAAGVSLPVLTGASGRDLITVLRNTGFFTLAWALLAALALVLS; encoded by the coding sequence ATGGCTTCCGTTTCTGACTGGATTGAAGGCGCTCGCCTGCGCACCCTCCCTGCCGCCGCCGCGCCCGTGATTGTGGGGTCTGCGGCCGCGCACTACCTGGGGGGTTTCAGCGCGGCGCGCGCTGCCCTGGCGCTGCTGGTGGCGCTGGCCCTGCAGGTGGGGGTCAATTACGCGAACGACTATTCGGATGGCATTCGCGGCACGGACGACAACCGCAAGGGGCCTGCGCGCCTGACGGGCGGCGGCCTCGCCAAGCCGAAGACAGTCCTGGCGGCCGCGCTGGGGTCGTTCGCGGTGGCCGGGGTCGCGGGCCTCGCCCTGGTTGCCGTGTCGGGCACCTGGTGGCTGATCGCTGCGGGTGCCGCGGCGGTCGTGGCCGCGTGGTTCTACACGGGCGGTAAGCACCCATATGCGTACATGGGCATCGGCCTGTCCGAGCTGATGGTCTTCGTGTTCTTCGGCCTCCTCGCGTGCGTGGGCACGGCGTGGACGCAGGTGCAGTCGGCTCCGTGGTGGCTGTGGATGAGCGCGTCGGCGCTGGGCCTGCTATCGGTGGCGCTGCTGATGGCCAATAACATCCGAGATATTCCGACGGACCGCGAGTCAGGCAAGATGACGGCGGCCGTGCGCCTGGGCGAACGCCCGTCGCGCTGGGCGTTTGCGGCGTGCGCGTGGCTTCCCGTCGCGTTGATCATCGTGCTGGGCATCGCGGTCCGACTGCACCCCCTGGCGACGATCGCGCTGGGCGTGGGCGCGGGAGCGTGGGCGGCCGGCGTGAGCCTCCCGGTCCTTACCGGCGCCTCGGGCCGCGACCTCATCACGGTGCTGCGCAACACGGGGTTCTTCACCCTGGCGTGGGCGCTGTTGGCTGCACTCGCACTGGTCCTCTCCTAG
- a CDS encoding carbohydrate ABC transporter permease — MSTSRKTIRAAGTSLRFVVLTVGAIVMILPFAYMVSTSFKPQAYVLETPPKFIPDPGTVDNFVQAWTTQDFSRYALNSAFVSVTSTVLAVWLSSMMAYAFARFDFPGKEWLFRALLLGLMIPSMMLIIPQFVLTKQLHLIDNLWALVLFYVSGNLALNTFLLRSFFEGIPCELDEAMEVDGANVWTRYWRLAMPLARPALATTVIFTFLATWDEFAWALTVISTETKRTLPIAIQLFHGQNSTQWGLVFAASLIAILPVIVVYLIFQRHFVAGLTAGAVKG; from the coding sequence ATGAGCACGTCACGCAAGACGATTCGCGCCGCGGGAACGTCGCTGCGCTTCGTCGTCCTGACGGTGGGGGCGATCGTTATGATCCTGCCCTTCGCCTACATGGTGTCAACGTCCTTCAAGCCGCAGGCTTACGTCCTGGAGACGCCCCCGAAGTTCATCCCCGACCCGGGCACGGTCGACAACTTCGTGCAAGCGTGGACGACGCAGGATTTTTCCCGCTACGCCTTGAACTCAGCGTTTGTGTCCGTGACCTCGACGGTGCTGGCCGTGTGGCTCTCCTCGATGATGGCCTACGCGTTCGCGCGCTTCGACTTCCCGGGCAAGGAGTGGCTCTTCCGCGCCCTCCTCCTCGGCCTCATGATCCCCTCGATGATGCTGATCATCCCGCAGTTCGTGCTCACCAAGCAGCTGCACCTCATCGACAACCTGTGGGCCCTCGTGCTGTTCTACGTCTCGGGAAACCTGGCGCTCAACACCTTCCTGCTGCGCAGTTTCTTCGAGGGGATCCCGTGTGAGCTCGACGAGGCCATGGAGGTCGACGGCGCGAACGTGTGGACCCGCTACTGGCGCCTCGCGATGCCGCTGGCCCGGCCCGCGCTGGCGACGACCGTCATCTTCACCTTCCTGGCGACCTGGGATGAGTTTGCCTGGGCCCTCACGGTCATTTCGACGGAAACGAAACGCACCCTCCCGATCGCCATTCAGCTGTTCCACGGGCAAAACTCCACGCAGTGGGGGCTCGTGTTTGCCGCGTCCCTCATCGCGATCCTCCCCGTTATCGTTGTGTACCTGATCTTCCAGCGTCACTTCGTCGCGGGCCTGACCGCAGGAGCCGTGAAAGGATGA
- a CDS encoding AMP-binding protein — protein MAAPRLLVVPGGTAIGAVALANASIHKLVELYEERQADPNHPAPHTVVVLRAPEDVPPATLRGSAVTPEEAFPEDRYPGLAEAINADPNFFDGIDLVVPTSGSSAGSPRLVGLSIEALMASAKATELALDGPGRWILAMPAHHIAGAMTLLRAAVAETNPQIVDTSEGFDPRALLPAIQGATQDDMPGYLSLVPTQLAQCLDAGEEVVGPMRSLAAILVGGAATNQQLLARATEAGLKVRLTYGMTETAGGCVYDGKPLPGTSVRAVDWDGRTRLAIHGPTLMTRYLDAESPFFDEGGHRWLLTGDLGIIRASGTVEVRGRADDVIVSGGLSIAPGPVRRAVRSFEGVSDAWILGTPDEKWGHVVTALVVVDQMPSDSLEMAELGSAIREHAAAHIGRAQAPRRIVAVESLPYLGFDKIDRAAAAQAAAEASGTEREWVR, from the coding sequence ATGGCTGCGCCGCGACTTCTTGTTGTGCCCGGAGGCACCGCTATTGGCGCTGTCGCCCTGGCGAATGCGTCGATCCACAAGCTCGTTGAGCTGTACGAGGAGCGCCAGGCGGACCCCAATCATCCGGCGCCGCACACGGTTGTCGTCCTGCGCGCCCCGGAGGATGTGCCCCCGGCGACGCTGCGCGGCTCCGCGGTGACGCCCGAGGAGGCTTTCCCGGAGGATCGCTACCCCGGCCTCGCCGAGGCGATCAACGCGGACCCGAATTTCTTCGACGGTATTGACCTGGTCGTCCCGACGTCGGGGTCGAGCGCGGGCAGCCCGCGCCTCGTTGGCCTGTCGATCGAGGCGCTCATGGCCTCGGCGAAGGCGACCGAGCTGGCCCTGGATGGCCCGGGACGTTGGATCCTGGCGATGCCGGCGCACCACATCGCGGGCGCGATGACCCTGCTGCGCGCGGCCGTCGCGGAGACGAACCCGCAGATCGTCGACACCTCCGAGGGATTTGACCCCCGCGCTCTCCTGCCTGCGATTCAGGGCGCCACACAGGACGACATGCCCGGCTACCTGTCGCTCGTGCCCACCCAGCTCGCCCAGTGCCTCGACGCTGGCGAGGAGGTCGTGGGCCCGATGCGCTCGCTGGCGGCGATCCTCGTGGGTGGGGCGGCGACCAACCAGCAGTTGCTCGCACGCGCCACCGAGGCTGGCCTGAAGGTGCGCCTTACCTACGGCATGACGGAGACGGCGGGCGGCTGCGTGTACGACGGCAAGCCCCTGCCGGGCACGTCGGTGCGCGCGGTGGATTGGGACGGGCGCACGCGCCTGGCGATCCACGGCCCGACGCTCATGACGCGCTACCTGGACGCGGAGAGTCCCTTCTTCGACGAGGGCGGCCACCGTTGGCTGCTCACCGGGGACCTGGGCATTATCCGGGCTTCGGGGACGGTGGAGGTGCGCGGCCGCGCGGACGACGTGATCGTCTCGGGCGGCCTGTCGATCGCGCCGGGGCCGGTGCGCCGCGCGGTGCGTTCCTTCGAGGGCGTGTCGGACGCGTGGATTTTGGGCACCCCGGACGAGAAGTGGGGCCACGTGGTGACCGCGCTCGTGGTTGTTGATCAGATGCCGTCGGATTCGCTGGAGATGGCGGAGCTCGGCTCGGCGATTCGCGAGCACGCGGCGGCGCACATCGGGCGCGCGCAGGCTCCTCGCCGGATTGTGGCCGTCGAGTCCCTCCCCTACCTGGGCTTCGACAAGATCGATCGCGCCGCCGCCGCGCAGGCTGCGGCCGAGGCCTCGGGCACCGAGCGGGAGTGGGTGCGCTAA
- a CDS encoding ROK family transcriptional regulator, which produces MTWQPKDELASAVALEVLIHGPLGRAELARRLGLAPATLTRISTELISSGLLAEVPEATQRTSGRPTIPLDVVPSSHYFLGIKLTDSALDATVIDLKATPRDSYRIPLESLTPIRVVRAIADLAHLARSAYRIDAIGIAVGGIVNADGAVESAPFLKWNNVPLASLVSEATHLPTFVANDLSAYTQIQHWFGSGTGHSNFAVITVGVGVGYGCVANGARLENEDSGIGLVGHWPLDPLGPICSQGHRGCAEAMLTTPAICRDASAALGRPLEWSDVIALASDKHPAVTAILAASGRALGRLIGLVASLTAPELVIVGGEGVALASLSGEALRAGIAEVRDPRASSIRVTLSDGSNEAWSRGAGVIALQGFIASRAA; this is translated from the coding sequence ATGACCTGGCAGCCCAAAGACGAGCTCGCTTCCGCGGTCGCTCTCGAAGTCCTCATCCACGGCCCACTCGGCCGTGCTGAGCTGGCGCGACGCCTCGGCCTGGCCCCCGCGACGCTCACGCGCATCTCGACGGAGCTCATCTCCTCCGGTCTCCTCGCCGAGGTCCCCGAGGCCACCCAGCGAACCTCCGGCCGCCCCACGATCCCCCTCGACGTCGTCCCCTCCTCGCACTACTTCCTCGGCATCAAGCTGACGGACAGTGCCCTCGACGCCACCGTCATCGACTTGAAGGCGACTCCCCGCGACTCCTACCGCATCCCCCTCGAATCCCTCACCCCCATCCGCGTTGTCCGCGCAATCGCGGACCTGGCGCACCTCGCCCGCTCGGCCTACCGCATCGACGCGATCGGCATTGCCGTCGGCGGCATCGTGAACGCTGACGGCGCCGTCGAGTCGGCCCCCTTCCTCAAGTGGAACAACGTTCCACTCGCCTCCCTCGTCTCCGAGGCCACCCACCTGCCTACCTTCGTCGCCAACGACCTGTCCGCCTACACGCAGATCCAGCACTGGTTCGGGTCGGGCACCGGACATTCCAACTTCGCGGTTATCACGGTCGGCGTGGGCGTGGGATACGGATGTGTCGCCAACGGGGCACGCCTGGAGAACGAGGACTCGGGCATCGGCCTCGTCGGCCACTGGCCACTCGATCCACTCGGCCCCATCTGCTCCCAGGGGCACCGAGGCTGCGCGGAGGCCATGCTGACGACGCCCGCGATCTGCCGCGACGCGTCGGCCGCGCTCGGACGTCCGCTCGAGTGGAGCGACGTCATCGCTCTCGCCTCCGACAAACACCCTGCGGTGACGGCGATTTTGGCGGCCTCGGGGCGCGCCCTCGGCAGGCTCATCGGCCTGGTCGCGTCTCTCACGGCTCCGGAACTGGTGATCGTCGGCGGTGAGGGTGTCGCGCTCGCATCGCTGAGCGGCGAGGCTCTGCGGGCCGGCATCGCAGAGGTGCGCGACCCGCGCGCCTCATCGATTCGCGTCACCCTCTCCGATGGCTCCAACGAGGCCTGGTCGCGCGGCGCCGGCGTCATCGCCTTGCAGGGCTTTATCGCATCCCGGGCCGCGTAG
- a CDS encoding extracellular solute-binding protein, giving the protein MKQKRLLTVGVTLFAAASMLAACGGNTADQSSSSGSGSSTVELTLWGTYGAGSNSAQKDALEKEIIPAFEKANPGITIKYVDMPYDGLKQKLTTGAAAGELPDLIRTDLGWNAQFAKLGVLKQLDGNMPNYEALASKVYPGLLGTTLYNGHHYGLPLDTNTRVLISNPDALAKLGVDKAPETFDELKDLAAKAKDAGGSVYAFADGDISQWNIMPWIWSAGGDISDPDQTKASGYLDSDKSVAGVQFLVDLYQQGQIPNAIIGNEGATKTQDGMPNGEYATILDGPWMDQIWAGSYPDFKPTYSKVPAGEGGSISVVGGESIVITEQTKDLEASYKFLEFTQSREFQLPMSKAGQMTVVAEYAAEEAEATPGTKIFSEQLKTAKSRLSIPDAGKVDEIFKTELTPAFEGKVTVKEALTKAAQQIDPLLSAAK; this is encoded by the coding sequence ATGAAGCAGAAGCGTCTCCTTACCGTCGGTGTCACCCTTTTCGCTGCGGCCTCGATGCTTGCAGCCTGTGGTGGCAACACAGCCGACCAGTCATCGTCTTCCGGATCCGGCTCCTCGACCGTCGAACTCACCCTGTGGGGCACGTACGGTGCGGGCTCCAACAGCGCCCAGAAGGACGCGTTGGAAAAGGAAATCATCCCCGCCTTCGAGAAGGCCAACCCCGGAATCACCATCAAGTACGTCGACATGCCCTACGACGGCCTCAAGCAGAAGCTCACGACCGGCGCCGCGGCCGGGGAGCTGCCCGACCTGATCCGTACCGACCTCGGTTGGAACGCGCAGTTCGCCAAGCTGGGTGTCCTCAAGCAGCTCGACGGCAACATGCCGAATTACGAGGCCTTGGCGTCCAAGGTCTACCCGGGCCTGCTCGGCACGACCCTGTACAACGGCCACCACTACGGCCTGCCCCTGGACACGAACACGCGCGTGCTCATCTCCAACCCCGATGCCCTCGCCAAGCTTGGCGTCGACAAGGCCCCTGAGACTTTCGATGAACTGAAGGACCTCGCCGCTAAGGCGAAGGACGCGGGCGGTTCGGTCTACGCCTTCGCCGACGGGGACATCTCGCAGTGGAACATCATGCCGTGGATCTGGAGCGCGGGCGGCGACATTTCCGATCCCGACCAGACCAAGGCCTCGGGCTACCTGGACTCCGATAAGTCCGTGGCCGGCGTCCAGTTCCTCGTCGACCTGTACCAGCAGGGGCAGATCCCCAACGCGATCATCGGCAACGAGGGCGCGACCAAGACCCAGGACGGCATGCCGAACGGCGAGTACGCGACGATCCTCGACGGCCCGTGGATGGACCAGATCTGGGCGGGCTCGTATCCGGACTTCAAGCCCACCTACTCTAAGGTTCCCGCCGGCGAGGGCGGATCGATCTCGGTCGTCGGCGGCGAGTCCATCGTCATCACGGAACAGACCAAGGATCTCGAGGCCTCGTACAAGTTCCTCGAGTTCACCCAGTCGCGCGAGTTCCAGCTGCCGATGAGTAAGGCCGGCCAGATGACGGTCGTTGCCGAGTACGCGGCCGAGGAGGCCGAGGCGACACCGGGCACCAAGATCTTCTCCGAGCAGCTCAAGACAGCGAAGTCTCGCCTCTCCATCCCTGATGCTGGGAAGGTCGACGAGATCTTCAAGACCGAGCTGACCCCCGCCTTCGAAGGCAAGGTGACGGTTAAGGAGGCCCTGACAAAGGCAGCGCAGCAGATCGACCCGCTCCTGAGCGCCGCCAAGTAA
- a CDS encoding carbohydrate ABC transporter permease, whose translation MSTPTAHEAVAPRARRRSSRRNPVAPYLFLAPGMILFALCILYPMVRSGQMSFYDWNIVKGSNSDFVGLDNYVKAFHDPSFWTGLGNSGIYMALTVPPQIILGLAVAMLLRSKAPLQPLFRVLYYLPVVTSWVVVSLLFKYLFADQGLINYMLGSAHLGAGDTSWLSNRWTAMIAICALGVWKGIGWSMMIFLAALQGVPKELEEAALVDGANWWQRFKAVTVPAIWPATVFVIVMLVIGGLNVFTSVLLMTKGGPNGQTEVLMTYMYRLAFSDLNFGYGSAIAVVLTILVFIISIVQLKVLNRDDERAGA comes from the coding sequence ATGAGCACCCCCACCGCGCACGAGGCCGTGGCACCTCGGGCGCGTCGGCGTTCCTCCCGGAGGAACCCGGTGGCCCCCTACCTCTTCTTGGCCCCGGGCATGATCCTGTTCGCCCTGTGCATCCTGTACCCCATGGTGCGGTCGGGGCAGATGAGCTTTTACGACTGGAACATCGTGAAGGGCTCGAACTCGGACTTCGTTGGCCTGGACAATTACGTCAAGGCATTCCATGATCCGTCCTTTTGGACGGGGCTGGGAAACTCCGGGATCTATATGGCTTTGACGGTGCCCCCGCAGATCATCCTCGGCCTCGCCGTCGCGATGCTGCTGCGCTCGAAGGCGCCGCTCCAGCCGCTGTTTCGGGTGCTCTACTACCTGCCCGTAGTCACGTCCTGGGTGGTCGTATCCCTGCTCTTCAAGTACCTGTTCGCTGACCAGGGGCTCATCAACTACATGTTGGGCAGTGCCCACCTCGGCGCGGGGGACACCTCGTGGCTGTCGAACCGTTGGACCGCCATGATCGCGATCTGCGCGCTGGGCGTGTGGAAGGGCATCGGCTGGTCGATGATGATCTTCCTTGCCGCCCTCCAGGGGGTGCCGAAGGAGCTGGAGGAGGCCGCCCTCGTCGATGGGGCGAACTGGTGGCAGCGCTTCAAAGCCGTGACCGTTCCGGCGATCTGGCCGGCCACCGTCTTCGTCATCGTCATGCTGGTGATCGGTGGCCTCAACGTCTTCACGTCGGTGCTGCTCATGACGAAGGGCGGGCCCAACGGCCAGACCGAGGTGCTGATGACCTACATGTACCGCCTCGCGTTCTCCGACCTCAACTTCGGGTATGGCTCGGCGATCGCCGTCGTCCTGACGATCCTCGTGTTCATCATTTCGATTGTTCAGCTCAAAGTACTGAACCGCGACGACGAAAGGGCGGGAGCATGA
- a CDS encoding alpha/beta hydrolase translates to MNWADIQQWESAPLQRYAVSCEHKQRQMQSAADFLATNVGGLISSGQTAQAAQEALNKQLSAIELKVNNLISIAEICSAGAQGINEVRANVEDALQLANTWHMTIDSVGNVSIDRGQVKQLMKEGHGFDEIPQMVERIQRRVNKALKQAQDLVDSLSQKISSLSAGTFDNGVNYSARLKAPPTLPPAGASAQEVASWWSSLSDDDKQWMINHHPDVIGNLEGVDYTSRNQANRIMLPIRRKEVTREAARYEQTLGPNPTEEQRAEMDRLRNRVHAIRQIENTLAKEDSDGVPRYLMSLDTSGANVLAAISQNNPDDADHIGVIVPGMTTSVAGNSEGGSILDYDGHATVMREAAKDAANPGEKVAMVEFFGYDAPPSVVEASNTVMATFGAHKLASFLNGIDAVREHGAGDAHITVASHSYGSTTAGIAATLVGDGVIDDLVQFGSPGSGVQNVGEFHVPEGHMYVSAAPYVNDMVQGVGPDVMFGKNPTEMDGYKHLSGDVGPIVWKKVPGYDWDVRYPDPFGLHSAYFKKGTEANKHIASVIGGNPKV, encoded by the coding sequence ATGAACTGGGCAGACATTCAGCAATGGGAGTCGGCGCCGCTTCAACGTTACGCGGTCAGTTGTGAGCACAAGCAGCGCCAAATGCAGTCAGCAGCTGATTTTCTTGCGACCAATGTCGGAGGCCTGATCAGCTCTGGACAAACCGCTCAGGCGGCGCAGGAAGCCTTAAACAAGCAGCTTTCAGCCATCGAACTGAAAGTGAATAACCTGATCAGCATTGCCGAGATCTGCAGCGCTGGAGCACAGGGAATCAACGAGGTTCGAGCGAACGTTGAGGATGCTCTGCAACTGGCTAACACATGGCACATGACCATCGATTCAGTTGGCAACGTGTCAATAGATAGGGGTCAAGTCAAGCAGCTCATGAAGGAAGGGCACGGCTTCGATGAAATTCCGCAGATGGTGGAGCGGATACAGCGGCGAGTAAACAAAGCACTGAAGCAAGCTCAGGATCTCGTCGACTCTCTCTCGCAGAAGATCTCATCCCTGAGCGCAGGGACGTTCGATAATGGTGTGAATTACTCCGCCAGACTCAAGGCACCTCCCACGCTTCCCCCTGCCGGAGCCTCTGCACAGGAAGTCGCATCCTGGTGGAGTTCCCTGTCCGACGACGACAAGCAGTGGATGATCAACCATCATCCGGACGTCATCGGCAACCTCGAGGGCGTCGACTACACGTCGCGCAATCAAGCAAATCGCATCATGCTGCCCATCCGCCGCAAGGAAGTTACGAGAGAAGCAGCACGCTACGAACAGACTCTCGGTCCTAACCCAACAGAGGAGCAACGCGCGGAGATGGATCGACTCCGCAATCGTGTTCACGCAATTAGGCAGATCGAAAATACGCTGGCGAAGGAGGACAGCGACGGGGTACCCCGCTACCTCATGTCCCTCGACACCTCCGGAGCGAATGTCCTCGCGGCAATTTCCCAGAATAACCCCGACGATGCCGACCACATCGGCGTGATCGTCCCCGGTATGACGACCAGCGTCGCAGGTAACAGTGAAGGTGGCTCTATCCTCGATTACGACGGTCACGCTACGGTCATGCGAGAAGCAGCGAAAGACGCAGCAAATCCTGGCGAAAAGGTCGCGATGGTCGAGTTCTTTGGATACGACGCTCCCCCATCTGTGGTGGAAGCATCAAATACCGTGATGGCCACCTTTGGCGCACACAAGCTCGCCAGTTTCCTGAACGGCATCGACGCAGTGCGCGAGCACGGGGCCGGCGACGCACACATCACTGTCGCCAGCCACTCCTACGGCTCAACCACCGCTGGTATAGCGGCAACGCTTGTCGGCGACGGCGTCATCGACGACCTGGTTCAATTCGGCTCGCCCGGCTCGGGTGTCCAGAACGTGGGCGAGTTCCACGTTCCCGAAGGACACATGTACGTCAGTGCAGCCCCTTATGTGAACGACATGGTCCAAGGTGTCGGCCCAGACGTAATGTTTGGAAAGAACCCCACAGAAATGGACGGGTACAAGCATCTCTCGGGCGATGTCGGCCCCATCGTATGGAAAAAAGTACCTGGGTACGACTGGGATGTTCGCTATCCAGACCCATTCGGTCTACATAGCGCTTATTTCAAGAAAGGTACCGAGGCGAATAAGCACATTGCTAGCGTCATCGGAGGGAATCCGAAGGTATGA